From a region of the Pongo pygmaeus isolate AG05252 chromosome 5, NHGRI_mPonPyg2-v2.0_pri, whole genome shotgun sequence genome:
- the HTR1E gene encoding 5-hydroxytryptamine receptor 1E, with amino-acid sequence MNITNCTTEASMAVRPKTITEKMLICMTLVVITTLTTLLNLAVIMAIGTTKKLHQPANYLICSLAVTDLLVAVLVMPLSIIYIVMDRWKLGYFLCEVWLSVDMTCCTCSILHLCVIALDRYWAITNAIEYARKRTAKRAALMILTVWTISIFISVPPLFWRSHRRLSPPPSQCTIQHDHVIYTIYSTLGAFYIPLTLILILYYRIYHAAKSLYQKRGSSRHLSNRSTDSQNSFASCKLTQTFCVSDFSTSDPTTEFEKFHASIRISPFDNDLDHPGERQQISSTRERKAARILGLILGAFILSWLPFFIKELIVGLSIYTVSSEVADFLTWLGYVNSLINPLLYTSFNEDFKLAFKKLIRCREHT; translated from the coding sequence ATGAACATCACAAACTGTACCACAGAAGCCAGCATGGCTGTGAGACCCAAGACCATCACTGAGAAGATGCTCATTTGCATGACTCTGGTGGTCATCACCACCCTCACCACGTTGCTGAACTTGGCCGTGATCATGGCTATTGGCACCACCAAGAAGCTTCACCAGCCTGCCAACTACCTAATCTGTTCTCTGGCCGTGACAGACCTCCTGGTGGCAGTGCTCGTCATGCCCCTGAGCATCATCTACATTGTCATGGATCGCTGGAAGCTTGGGTACTTCCTCTGTGAGGTGTGGCTGAGTGTGGACATGACCTGCTGCACCTGCTCCATCCTCCACCTCTGTGTCATTGCCCTGGACAGGTACTGGGCCATCACCAATGCTATTGAATACGCCAGGAAGAGGACGGCCAAGAGGGCCGCGCTGATGATCCTCACCGTCTGGACCATCTCCATTTTCATCTCAGTACCCCCTCTGTTCTGGAGGAGCCACCGCCGCCTAAGCCCTCCCCCTAGTCAGTGCACCATCCAGCATGACCATGTTATCTACACCATTTACTCCACGCTGGGTGCGTTTTATATCCCCTTGACTTTGATACTGATTCTCTATTACCGAATTTACCACGCGGCCAAGAGCCTTTACCAGAAAAGGGGATCAAGTCGACACTTAAGCAACAGAAGCACAGATAGCCAGAATTCTTTTGCAAGTTGTAAACTTACACAGACTTTCTGTGTGTCTGACTTCTCCACCTCAGACCCTACCACAGAGTTTGAAAAGTTCCATGCCTCCATCAGGATCTCCCCCTTCGACAATGATCTAGATCACCCAGGAGAACGTCAGCAGATCTCTAGCACCAGGGAACGGAAGGCAGCACGCATCCTGGGGCTGATTCTGGGTGCATTCATTTTGTCCTGGCTGCCATTTTTCATCAAAGAGTTGATTGTGGGTCTGAGCATCTACACCGTGTCCTCGGAAGTGGCTGACTTTCTGACGTGGCTCGGTTATGTTAATTCTCTGATCAACCCGCTGCTCTATACGAGTTTTAATGAAGACTTTAAGCTGGCTTTTAAAAAGCTCATTAGATGCCGAGAGCATACTTAG